A genomic region of Gimesia chilikensis contains the following coding sequences:
- a CDS encoding ArnT family glycosyltransferase yields MPSPKPTAEPSATYSRLELILLGIVLLVACLARVMFFSDVAVEHFDEGVYASNLWFSAEQGAEYPGRYFYAPPLLPFLIEWSMIFLGSGVWGVFLPSLLLGVLTVLLIWWVARAWFGSSAGLVAALLAGGSDLHLLYTRTALTDVALGFFLLLSVYLIWRSWLSLDWKWPVLAGVAIGLGWSVKYNGWLPLAIGFSGIVPWLWIYRRDHLPLTSYLTRAVVFTLTAMVVWSPVLIGLQKWGGYSVVAANHSRYVVGFSGWFDSCTRQLLNLRLLEGPFGAISLGLVCLVGCLLALHVGCVSSTHSGNENKNEEGGRSTWNTMLVGCLAGLPLLGGWLVGITPVLAILAVIGILQQLFCMSGQRSKSQAAADSRDDSLGLSRPLAAWLLAAWFCGLLLATPLYHPYPRLTIPWMISAWLGTAALVGWLESRAGCSLCELLSRSGELKTQPARILGGVTIVGVALLVILIARPWSVAGWQPRNGLASISRQILADLRQEHANPDEAILYIYAEPGLFFNLKAGGHQLTGPVADFQFLNSLPPQMPVYLIAGPHAERDFEFVKQFDQAQDRLDLVQSYEYDPSLLVRLNQAQLPDESAKESVRLYRVR; encoded by the coding sequence GTGCCTTCTCCTAAACCGACAGCAGAGCCCTCCGCCACATACTCCCGACTGGAGCTGATCCTGCTGGGGATCGTTCTGCTGGTCGCCTGTCTGGCACGGGTGATGTTCTTCTCCGATGTGGCTGTCGAGCATTTCGATGAAGGCGTCTATGCATCCAATCTCTGGTTCTCCGCTGAGCAGGGGGCCGAGTATCCAGGCCGCTATTTTTACGCGCCGCCTCTGCTGCCGTTTCTGATCGAGTGGTCAATGATCTTTCTGGGCAGCGGTGTGTGGGGTGTGTTTCTCCCCTCACTGCTATTGGGCGTCTTGACTGTGCTCTTGATCTGGTGGGTGGCTCGTGCCTGGTTTGGTTCTTCCGCCGGACTGGTGGCAGCACTCCTTGCGGGAGGCAGCGACCTGCATCTGCTCTACACGCGAACCGCGCTGACGGATGTTGCACTTGGATTCTTTCTGCTGCTCAGCGTCTACCTCATCTGGCGGAGCTGGCTTTCACTCGATTGGAAGTGGCCGGTACTGGCCGGTGTCGCCATCGGCCTGGGGTGGTCAGTCAAGTACAACGGCTGGCTCCCGCTGGCCATCGGCTTTTCTGGAATCGTTCCCTGGCTCTGGATCTACCGCCGTGACCATCTCCCTCTCACCAGCTACCTGACCCGCGCTGTCGTATTTACTCTGACGGCTATGGTTGTCTGGTCGCCGGTATTGATCGGGCTGCAGAAGTGGGGAGGCTATTCCGTCGTCGCTGCCAATCATAGTCGGTATGTTGTCGGCTTCTCGGGCTGGTTCGATTCCTGTACGCGACAACTCCTCAACCTGCGTTTGCTCGAGGGACCATTCGGAGCGATCAGCCTCGGGCTGGTCTGTCTGGTGGGATGCCTGCTGGCACTCCATGTCGGTTGCGTGAGTTCAACTCACTCCGGAAATGAAAACAAGAATGAGGAAGGTGGGCGTTCCACGTGGAACACGATGCTGGTTGGTTGCCTGGCAGGCCTCCCCTTACTGGGGGGCTGGCTGGTAGGGATCACCCCGGTCCTCGCCATCCTGGCTGTCATCGGAATTCTGCAGCAGCTGTTCTGCATGTCGGGACAGCGATCGAAATCTCAGGCAGCAGCCGATTCCCGAGATGATTCATTAGGACTGTCCCGACCGCTGGCAGCCTGGTTGCTGGCGGCCTGGTTCTGTGGTCTGCTACTGGCCACGCCACTCTACCATCCCTATCCCCGTTTGACGATTCCCTGGATGATCTCTGCCTGGTTAGGTACCGCCGCGCTGGTGGGTTGGCTCGAGTCACGAGCAGGCTGCTCCCTCTGCGAACTCTTATCGAGATCTGGTGAGCTGAAGACTCAGCCCGCGCGAATCTTGGGGGGAGTCACTATTGTGGGTGTCGCCCTCCTTGTGATTCTGATCGCGCGACCCTGGTCGGTCGCTGGCTGGCAACCTCGAAACGGACTGGCGTCGATCTCTCGTCAGATACTGGCAGACCTCCGGCAGGAACACGCCAACCCGGATGAAGCGATTCTCTACATCTATGCCGAGCCTGGGTTGTTCTTCAATCTTAAAGCAGGGGGGCATCAACTGACCGGTCCGGTAGCTGACTTCCAGTTTCTGAATTCGCTGCCACCCCAGATGCCTGTCTATTTGATTGCGGGGCCACACGCGGAGCGCGACTTCGAGTTTGTGAAGCAGTTCGACCAGGCTCAAGACCGACTCGATCTGGTCCAGTCCTACGAGTATGATCCCAGCCTGCTGGTCCGTCTGAATCAGGCGCAGCTGCCAGATGAATCTGCGAAGGAATCGGTCCGCCTTTACCGTGTCCGGTAA
- a CDS encoding ClpP family protease, which translates to MFDPLSGQMPTQANQRARSYSQQRQMGIGDLLLDNRIIFLDSVINDASANLIVMKLLYLQSENRHQDIHLYVNSPGGSVTSTMAIYDTMQFIECDVATYCVGLAASGGAILVAGGQKGKRYILPHAKMMIHQPYGEVGGQVSDIEIQAKDILDTREILNKILADHTGQSIEKIALDTSRDRFLSSAESVEYGLVDEVLVRDTSDKDKK; encoded by the coding sequence ATGTTCGATCCCTTATCAGGGCAGATGCCGACTCAGGCGAATCAACGTGCCAGAAGCTATTCCCAGCAGCGCCAGATGGGCATTGGTGACCTTCTGCTGGACAACCGGATCATCTTTCTGGACAGCGTCATTAATGATGCCAGTGCGAATCTGATCGTGATGAAACTGCTCTATCTGCAGTCCGAAAACCGCCACCAAGACATCCATCTTTACGTCAACTCACCCGGTGGTTCTGTGACATCCACGATGGCCATTTACGATACGATGCAGTTCATCGAATGTGATGTCGCCACCTATTGTGTTGGTCTGGCTGCCAGTGGTGGAGCGATCCTGGTTGCCGGGGGACAGAAGGGCAAACGTTATATTCTGCCGCACGCCAAAATGATGATTCACCAGCCTTACGGTGAGGTGGGTGGTCAGGTTTCCGACATCGAAATTCAGGCTAAGGACATCCTCGATACCCGGGAAATTTTGAATAAAATTCTGGCCGATCACACTGGTCAGTCCATCGAAAAAATCGCCCTGGATACCTCCCGTGACCGCTTCCTCTCTTCAGCCGAATCGGTCGAGTATGGACTGGTCGATGAAGTTCTGGTCCGTGATACCAGCGACAAAGACAAGAAATAA
- the clpP gene encoding ATP-dependent Clp endopeptidase proteolytic subunit ClpP, which yields MTVLTPYVIEKNGRDERAMDIYSRLLQDRIIMMGSQVNDQVAQSLVAQLLFLQFDDPEADIHFYINSPGGSVTAGMAIYDTMQYISCDVATYCIGQAASMGALLLTAGAPGKRNALPNSRIMIHQPLAGMQGTATDLEIHAKEVLKMKRRLNEILLHHTGQTLEKIEQDTDRDNFMDSQEAKAYGLIDNVLEHLDLPGTKE from the coding sequence ATGACGGTCCTAACACCTTATGTGATCGAAAAGAATGGCCGCGATGAACGGGCCATGGATATCTATAGTCGTCTCCTGCAGGATCGTATCATTATGATGGGTTCTCAGGTCAACGATCAGGTAGCTCAGAGCCTGGTGGCTCAGCTGCTGTTTCTGCAGTTTGATGATCCTGAAGCAGACATCCACTTTTACATCAACTCTCCCGGTGGCTCAGTGACTGCCGGGATGGCCATCTACGATACGATGCAATACATCTCTTGTGACGTGGCCACATACTGTATCGGGCAGGCCGCCAGTATGGGCGCTCTGCTGCTGACAGCCGGTGCTCCGGGCAAACGCAACGCACTGCCCAACAGCCGCATCATGATTCACCAGCCGCTCGCCGGGATGCAGGGTACGGCTACCGATCTGGAAATTCATGCCAAAGAAGTTCTGAAAATGAAGCGGCGTCTGAACGAGATTCTGCTGCATCATACCGGTCAGACACTCGAGAAAATCGAGCAGGATACAGACCGGGATAACTTCATGGATTCCCAGGAAGCCAAAGCCTATGGACTGATCGACAACGTGCTCGAGCACCTCGATCTGCCCGGAACCAAAGAATAG
- a CDS encoding ParB/RepB/Spo0J family partition protein — protein MEDHNQEDQNQNPVDPAAEQSENPGVPRRRLGRGLNALLGRGGEPDSENNQDGAGADSQENPAPVESSDQIDIDLIERNPYQPRQDFAADSLKELEGSIRQHGILQPLLVRPFDGAYQLIAGERRLKAAREAGLKTVPCRVLHLEEREVCEVAIEENLKRKDLNVLEKAQAFKNYLSQFDSTIEQLAQRLSLDRSTVNNMIRLLDLAEPVKQALQAEKISAGHARTLLSLDNDKQVALCEQIQSESLSVRKTEAEVRKILKGEADTVPFENPKPKQPADAPQMTNHLIDLQQQLREILGAQVEIKLKTEQSGQIVIPFDSNDTFERITGVLRKSA, from the coding sequence ATGGAAGATCATAATCAGGAAGATCAAAACCAGAATCCAGTTGATCCGGCAGCTGAGCAATCAGAAAATCCTGGGGTCCCTCGTCGACGGTTAGGCCGTGGTTTGAACGCCTTGCTGGGGCGTGGGGGAGAACCAGATTCAGAAAATAATCAGGACGGTGCAGGTGCAGACTCGCAAGAGAATCCGGCACCAGTTGAGTCCTCCGACCAGATCGACATTGATCTGATCGAACGGAATCCGTATCAGCCTCGTCAGGATTTCGCAGCTGACTCCCTCAAGGAACTCGAAGGCAGTATCCGTCAACACGGTATTCTGCAACCGCTGCTGGTCCGTCCGTTCGATGGTGCCTACCAGCTGATCGCCGGAGAACGACGTTTGAAGGCAGCCCGTGAAGCGGGACTGAAAACGGTTCCCTGCCGGGTGCTCCATCTGGAAGAACGCGAAGTCTGTGAAGTCGCGATCGAGGAGAACCTCAAGCGAAAAGATTTGAATGTACTCGAAAAGGCCCAGGCCTTCAAAAACTATCTGAGCCAGTTCGACAGTACGATCGAGCAGCTCGCACAGCGATTGAGTCTGGACCGTTCGACCGTCAACAACATGATCCGGTTGCTCGATCTGGCGGAACCCGTCAAGCAGGCTCTCCAGGCAGAGAAGATCTCAGCCGGTCATGCCCGGACCCTGTTGAGCCTGGATAACGATAAACAGGTCGCGCTCTGTGAGCAGATTCAGTCCGAGTCCCTCTCGGTCCGAAAGACTGAAGCAGAAGTGCGGAAGATCCTCAAAGGTGAGGCTGACACCGTTCCCTTTGAGAATCCCAAACCGAAGCAACCCGCCGATGCTCCCCAGATGACGAATCACCTGATTGACCTGCAGCAGCAACTGCGGGAAATTCTGGGAGCCCAGGTGGAGATCAAACTCAAGACCGAACAGTCCGGTCAGATTGTGATTCCCTTCGATTCGAACGATACCTTCGAGCGGATTACAGGAGTGCTCCGCAAGTCGGCCTGA
- a CDS encoding tetratricopeptide repeat protein, with the protein MSTPSSLYDEAVKTYESGDVEQAVEKLKEVLAQDENYVLAHSASAVYYQKLGKFDEAIEHAKKVTELEPEDNFSYLQLSVICQRCGRIAEAEDALAKAHSMAQKK; encoded by the coding sequence ATGAGTACTCCATCCAGTCTGTACGATGAAGCAGTCAAAACTTACGAGAGTGGGGACGTGGAACAGGCGGTCGAGAAACTGAAGGAAGTGCTGGCTCAGGATGAAAATTACGTTCTGGCTCACTCAGCTTCCGCGGTCTATTACCAGAAGCTGGGAAAGTTTGATGAAGCCATCGAGCATGCCAAGAAGGTCACCGAACTAGAACCGGAAGACAACTTCTCCTACCTGCAGCTCTCCGTAATCTGTCAGCGATGTGGACGAATCGCGGAAGCAGAAGACGCTCTGGCCAAAGCCCATTCCATGGCACAGAAGAAATAG
- a CDS encoding tetratricopeptide repeat protein — MKKRWIYGVIIFLCLTSIGLAIDWWTALPEGEQATYVGRQTCFECHQQQAEEWKESDHDLAMNPATPKFVLGDFDNTELEHFGITSRMSRVDDKYYVTTQGPDGEMSRFEVKYVIGVHPLQQYLAELERGKIQVLPVTWDTELKRWYYASPDEPFGPEDPLHWTGSAQNWNHMCAECHTTNWAKNYDIATDTHHYSFSEMRVSCEACHGPGSIHVKLANSHSLFWDRRYGYGLAKLKGEDATAQLESCAPCHSHRRHVSPGHTPLDRFHDHYALSLLEGHLYHPDGQIDEEVYVFGSFTQSKMYRKGVRCTDCHNPHSLKLKFEGNKLCTQCHLEAKYDVPGHHHHKVGSKGAACVECHMPTKTYMGVDPRRDHSLRIPRPDLSVKLGTPNACNQCHTKADETPEWAAKKVDEWYGPKRRDDPHYGEILAAGQAGNPDAERALIKLTREKEVGPIVRATAVSLLASRYDTPESRKVVERSLKSNEELVRMAALRGFEGWNPRSEAEASRVGKLLAEGLTDDSRGVRTEVARILSSLPIMPNTDSNRKALERALKDYKNNLLTDGDQSGSHMSLGILYANEGDLKKAEAEFRLAIKLAPAVAGARSNLAQLLEQQGRTQEAQELRSEEVELLARDARLLPDNALLQYRVGLLYYLLGREDEAASALEKACELEPQSADFRLMLTLLYEKQQKWEQALDSVKRLIQLQPENPTFRQIQMNLQQKANPQGK; from the coding sequence ATGAAAAAACGATGGATCTACGGCGTCATCATTTTCCTGTGTCTCACTTCGATTGGCCTGGCCATTGACTGGTGGACCGCTCTGCCTGAAGGCGAACAGGCAACCTACGTCGGTCGTCAGACCTGCTTCGAGTGTCATCAGCAACAGGCAGAAGAGTGGAAAGAATCTGACCACGACCTGGCGATGAACCCTGCAACTCCCAAGTTCGTTCTCGGCGATTTTGATAACACCGAGCTCGAACATTTTGGGATCACCTCCCGCATGTCCCGGGTGGACGACAAATACTATGTCACCACCCAGGGACCTGATGGCGAGATGTCCCGCTTTGAGGTCAAGTACGTCATCGGCGTGCATCCCCTGCAACAGTATCTGGCTGAACTCGAGCGCGGCAAGATCCAGGTCCTGCCGGTAACCTGGGACACAGAACTCAAACGGTGGTACTACGCCAGCCCGGATGAACCCTTTGGTCCGGAAGACCCCCTGCACTGGACCGGCTCCGCCCAGAACTGGAACCACATGTGCGCGGAATGTCATACCACGAACTGGGCCAAGAATTATGATATCGCCACCGACACCCATCATTACTCCTTCTCCGAAATGCGCGTCAGCTGCGAAGCCTGCCATGGCCCCGGATCGATTCACGTGAAACTGGCCAACTCGCATTCGCTGTTCTGGGATCGTCGCTATGGCTATGGCCTGGCGAAACTCAAAGGTGAAGACGCGACCGCGCAACTGGAGAGCTGTGCTCCCTGCCATTCTCATCGGCGGCATGTCTCACCCGGTCATACTCCCCTCGACCGCTTCCACGATCATTACGCTCTCTCACTACTGGAAGGTCACCTCTACCATCCCGATGGTCAGATCGATGAGGAAGTCTACGTCTTCGGATCGTTCACCCAGAGCAAGATGTATCGCAAGGGAGTCCGTTGCACAGACTGCCATAATCCGCATTCATTGAAATTGAAATTCGAGGGAAACAAACTCTGCACCCAGTGCCACCTCGAGGCCAAATATGACGTGCCCGGTCATCACCACCACAAGGTTGGCAGCAAGGGAGCCGCCTGCGTGGAGTGCCACATGCCGACCAAGACCTACATGGGAGTCGACCCTCGCCGGGATCACAGTCTGAGAATTCCCCGCCCCGATCTTTCAGTCAAACTGGGAACCCCCAACGCCTGCAACCAATGTCATACGAAAGCGGACGAGACGCCGGAGTGGGCTGCGAAGAAGGTCGATGAATGGTACGGCCCCAAGCGGCGCGACGACCCGCACTATGGTGAGATCCTGGCAGCAGGTCAGGCTGGCAATCCGGATGCAGAACGCGCGCTGATCAAGTTGACCCGGGAAAAGGAAGTCGGTCCCATTGTTCGGGCAACTGCAGTCTCCCTGCTGGCCTCCCGATACGATACCCCCGAAAGTCGCAAGGTTGTCGAGCGGTCTCTGAAGTCAAATGAAGAGCTGGTCAGGATGGCGGCGCTACGTGGATTCGAAGGCTGGAACCCGCGTTCGGAAGCCGAGGCCAGCCGGGTGGGCAAGCTGCTCGCGGAAGGACTGACGGACGACTCGCGCGGAGTCCGGACGGAAGTCGCCCGGATTCTGTCTTCGCTGCCCATCATGCCGAATACGGATTCGAACCGGAAGGCACTCGAACGGGCACTCAAAGATTACAAGAATAACCTGCTGACCGATGGGGACCAGTCGGGCTCTCACATGAGTCTGGGGATCCTGTATGCCAACGAGGGTGACCTGAAGAAAGCGGAAGCCGAGTTTCGTCTGGCCATCAAACTGGCACCAGCTGTAGCGGGAGCCCGGTCCAATCTGGCTCAGTTACTGGAACAACAGGGGCGCACTCAGGAGGCGCAGGAACTCAGATCTGAAGAGGTCGAGTTGCTGGCCCGCGATGCTCGTCTGCTTCCGGACAATGCCCTGCTCCAGTACCGGGTGGGCCTGCTCTATTACCTGCTAGGTCGGGAGGACGAGGCGGCGTCAGCCCTGGAGAAGGCGTGTGAACTGGAACCGCAGTCCGCTGACTTCCGGTTGATGCTGACTCTGCTTTACGAGAAACAGCAGAAGTGGGAACAGGCACTGGACTCGGTCAAACGCTTGATCCAACTGCAACCAGAGAACCCCACCTTCCGACAGATCCAGATGAACCTCCAGCAAAAAGCAAACCCGCAAGGCAAGTGA